A genome region from Leptospiraceae bacterium includes the following:
- a CDS encoding NADH-quinone oxidoreductase subunit D: protein MYDKTAIKFKGKFDNLPEGHLLVNLGPSHPATHGILQNVIQLDGERIVEADAVIGYVHRCFEKLGERYDYNQFLVCTDRMNYISTPMNNIGWILTVEKMLQIEVPERVTYVRMIISELSRIMDHIICNGILGVDLGAFSGMLHMFHHRENIHSILEKLTGARLTTTFCRVGGMERDIYPEFVKEVKEVITGLKPAMDEFNTLLIRNKIFNDRTAGVGGITADDAIAFGFTGPNLRAAGVDWDVRKDTPYMLYDKVDFDIPIGEDGSVLHRTLVRMEEMRQSIRIIEQLIDGIPEGSYHADLPHIFLPEKHKVYTSMEELIYHFKLIMHGIKVPAGEYYMATEAGNGELGFHVVSEGEKSPWRVHVRRPCFWYYQAFSHMVKGSLIADSIATMSSLNVIAGELDC, encoded by the coding sequence ATGTATGACAAAACAGCGATTAAGTTCAAAGGAAAATTTGATAATCTTCCTGAAGGGCATCTCCTTGTTAACCTCGGACCTTCGCATCCAGCTACTCATGGGATTTTACAAAATGTAATTCAATTAGACGGAGAAAGGATTGTAGAAGCCGATGCAGTCATTGGTTATGTGCATCGATGTTTCGAAAAATTAGGCGAACGATACGATTACAATCAGTTCTTAGTTTGTACGGATCGCATGAATTATATATCTACTCCTATGAATAATATTGGGTGGATATTGACCGTTGAAAAAATGCTACAAATAGAAGTTCCAGAGAGAGTTACATACGTTCGTATGATTATTTCCGAACTTTCACGTATCATGGATCATATTATTTGTAATGGAATTTTAGGTGTAGACTTGGGTGCTTTTTCTGGAATGCTTCACATGTTTCACCATAGAGAAAATATCCATAGCATTCTAGAAAAACTCACCGGTGCGCGGCTAACGACAACTTTCTGCCGTGTAGGTGGTATGGAAAGAGACATCTATCCTGAATTCGTAAAAGAAGTAAAGGAAGTCATTACTGGGCTTAAACCAGCAATGGATGAGTTTAACACTCTTTTGATTCGTAATAAAATTTTTAATGATAGAACTGCGGGTGTAGGCGGAATAACTGCTGATGACGCGATTGCATTTGGATTTACTGGTCCAAATCTTCGTGCTGCTGGTGTAGACTGGGATGTTCGTAAGGATACTCCGTATATGCTTTATGACAAAGTTGATTTTGATATTCCAATCGGGGAAGATGGCTCTGTATTACACAGAACTCTTGTTCGTATGGAAGAAATGCGTCAATCCATTCGAATCATCGAGCAGCTAATAGATGGTATCCCTGAAGGTTCTTATCACGCAGATCTTCCTCATATATTTCTTCCTGAAAAACACAAAGTATATACAAGTATGGAAGAATTAATTTATCATTTCAAACTCATCATGCACGGAATCAAAGTCCCTGCCGGTGAGTATTATATGGCGACCGAAGCGGGTAATGGCGAACTTGGTTTTCATGTAGTTTCTGAAGGCGAAAAATCTCCTTGGAGAGTGCATGTTCGACGTCCTTGTTTTTGGTACTACCAAGC
- a CDS encoding NADH-quinone oxidoreductase subunit C, which yields MKEKVESFIKSKLSSFVFKEEAVTSNIPSFFIKSEGIFPVIKALKEDKELQFTFLNDLTAIDWLGKKTPRFEVCYMLRSTANKHFRIMLKVPLEEGETIPTIVPIFKGANWPEREVFDMFGIEFSGHPQMERILLPDNFQGHPLRKDYPLEGFGQDYLISDLLHIHQEDKEV from the coding sequence ATGAAAGAAAAAGTAGAATCCTTTATCAAATCCAAACTGTCTTCCTTTGTTTTTAAAGAGGAAGCGGTTACTAGTAATATTCCATCCTTCTTTATTAAATCGGAAGGAATTTTCCCAGTCATCAAAGCACTCAAAGAGGACAAAGAATTACAATTTACATTTTTGAATGATTTGACTGCCATTGATTGGCTCGGCAAAAAAACGCCTCGTTTCGAAGTTTGTTACATGCTAAGGTCAACTGCAAACAAACATTTTCGAATTATGCTAAAAGTTCCTTTGGAAGAAGGCGAAACCATTCCGACTATCGTTCCAATTTTCAAAGGGGCAAATTGGCCTGAGAGAGAAGTATTTGATATGTTCGGAATTGAGTTCAGTGGACATCCCCAAATGGAGCGTATTTTACTTCCTGATAATTTTCAAGGTCATCCGTTAAGAAAGGATTATCCGCTCGAAGGATTTGGGCAGGATTATCTCATTTCAGATCTATTACATATTCACCAAGAAGACAAGGAGGTATAA